TTTGCGCCAGATCATTCATCGATATGTCATATCGCCCGGAGCGCCCGCACATGCCCAACGTCGGATGTTCAACTCTGCGAGATCACGGCCTTGGAAATGAGCTCCGGTGCTATAGCTTCGACGTCACAGCAGGAATGGAGCGTGCGAGATGGTTAAATCGATCGGATATCGCGTTGGAGCCGCGAGTCTTGCGGTAGCGCCTCTTCTCGGAGCCATCTTGTTGCTGACGACGGCGTCAGTCACATCCACCTCCGCCCAAACCGGCGCCTGCCCCGGCGACAATGGCGGCCTTACGCTTTCACCCGGCTTTTGTGCGACGATTTTCGCCGACAATATCGGCCATGTCCGCCATATGGTGGTGGCGCCCAACGGCGTGCTCTACGTCAATACTTGGAGCGGCCGTTATTTCCGCAACGTCCCGCCGCCGCCCGGCGGCATGCTGGTCGCCCTCAAGGACAGCAAAGGCACCGGCAAGGCCGATACGATCGAGCGCTTCGGCGATAGTCTCGCGGAAGGCTCCGCCGGCGGTTCGGGCATCGCTTTCTATAAAGACGCGATCTATGCCGAGCAAAACGACAAGATCATCCGCTATGCCCTGCCCGCGGGCGAGATCGTGCCGAAAGGAAAACCCGAAACCGTCGTCTCCGGCATGCCGCTCACCGGCGATCACCCGATGCATCCTTTCGTGATCGATCCGAAGGGCGAGATTTTCGTCGATCTCGGTTCTGCTACCAATGCCTGCCAGGTCGAAAACCGGACGCTGAACTCACCCGGCATCAACCCCTGCACCGAAAAGGAAACGCGCGGCGGTACGTGGCGTTACGATGCCAATCAAACCGGTCAGGTCTTTTCGTCAAAGGAGCGCTTTGCCAGCGGCATCCGCAATGGCGAAGGCTTTTCCTTCGATGCGGGCGGCCAGCTTTACGTCACGCAGCACGGCCGCGACCAGCTCTCGCAGAACTGGCCGAAGCTTTATAAGCCCGAGCAAAGCGCGGAGCTGCCGGCCGAGGAAGTCGTGCAGCTCGAGCATGGCGCCGATTACGGCTGGCCCGAATGCTATTTCGACAATTTCCAGAAGAAGCTTGTGCTCGCCCCCGAATATGGCGGTGACGGGGGCAAGGCGGTGGGCGTTTGCGCGGACAGAAAAGAACCGGTCGCCTTCTTCCCCGCGCATTGGGCGCCGAACGATCTTCTCATCTACAATGGAAAGGCTTTCCCGGCGGCCTATCAGAGCGGCATGTTCATCGCCTTCCATGGTTCGTGGAACCGCGCCCCGGCGCCGCAAGGCGGCTACAACGTCGTTTTCCAGCCTTTCGCCAAGGGCAAGACGACAGGCGATTTCGTCGTCTTCGCGGATGGTTTTGCCGGCGCCGTGAAGGACCCTGGCCGGGCCGCCTTCAGGCCAACGGGCCTCGCCATGGGTCCTGACGGCGCGGTCTATATTTCTGACGATGTGAAGGGCCGCATCTGGCGCGTCACTTACCATGGGAGTGCCGATGCCAAGGTCGCGCCCGCGCCGGCTCCCGCTGTCACCGCATCCGCCGGCGGAGCCGTGCCGCCGGAAGGCACGCATCCGGATGCCGGACGCCAGGAGTCCGCCGCCTTGCCCGTGCCGCCCGGCGCGACGAAGGAGGAGGTCGCGCTCGGCGACCGGATCTTCCATGGCGAAGTCAGCGACGGGACCTGCACCGGCTGCCACGGATCGGATGCCAAGGGCTCGCCGCAAGCGCCCGATCTCACGACCGGCAATTTCGTCCAGAGCGACGGCAGCTTCAAAGCGCTCATCAAGACGATCAACGATGGCGTGCCGAAGCCGCGCAACTATTCTGATCCCATGCCGCCCAAAGGCGGCGCGCCTTTGTCGGAGTCGGAT
The Methyloferula stellata AR4 DNA segment above includes these coding regions:
- a CDS encoding PQQ-dependent sugar dehydrogenase — encoded protein: MVKSIGYRVGAASLAVAPLLGAILLLTTASVTSTSAQTGACPGDNGGLTLSPGFCATIFADNIGHVRHMVVAPNGVLYVNTWSGRYFRNVPPPPGGMLVALKDSKGTGKADTIERFGDSLAEGSAGGSGIAFYKDAIYAEQNDKIIRYALPAGEIVPKGKPETVVSGMPLTGDHPMHPFVIDPKGEIFVDLGSATNACQVENRTLNSPGINPCTEKETRGGTWRYDANQTGQVFSSKERFASGIRNGEGFSFDAGGQLYVTQHGRDQLSQNWPKLYKPEQSAELPAEEVVQLEHGADYGWPECYFDNFQKKLVLAPEYGGDGGKAVGVCADRKEPVAFFPAHWAPNDLLIYNGKAFPAAYQSGMFIAFHGSWNRAPAPQGGYNVVFQPFAKGKTTGDFVVFADGFAGAVKDPGRAAFRPTGLAMGPDGAVYISDDVKGRIWRVTYHGSADAKVAPAPAPAVTASAGGAVPPEGTHPDAGRQESAALPVPPGATKEEVALGDRIFHGEVSDGTCTGCHGSDAKGSPQAPDLTTGNFVQSDGSFKALIKTINDGVPKPRNYSDPMPPKGGAPLSESDVSAVAAYVWAISHPDGK